In one window of Megalops cyprinoides isolate fMegCyp1 chromosome 24, fMegCyp1.pri, whole genome shotgun sequence DNA:
- the LOC118771528 gene encoding opsin-5-like: MGNLTEDTAFQSNIPESADMIVAVVYSIFGICSLFGNSLLLHISYKKKDLLKPAEFFIINLAVSDLGLTVSLYPLAITSSIFHRWLYGKIICLIYAFCGVLFGICSLTTLTLLSTVCCLKVCYPLYGNRFSYGHGRLLIACAWAYALVFACSPLARWGVYGPEPYGTACCIDWRSSNTQAVAKSYTVVLFVFCYLLPCGVIVASYAQILAAVRRSRRAVKRHVSPQSKLSNFQAIIVKLSVAVCIGFFAAWSPYAVVSMWAAFGHIENIPPLAFALPAMFAKSSTLYNPIIYLMFRPYFRKVMCREFAMLQQACLRNCFCTERLVKCSSASIVKEEASVEQKQTPKMQQAAKKSVRVFVRGKRNAEIDCLEITLEAVPARVKTAWR; this comes from the exons GAATCTGCTCCTTGTTTGGTAACAGTCTGCTGCTGCACATCTCCTACAAGAAGAAAGACCTGCTAAAGCCAGCGGAATTTTTCATCATAAACCTGGCCGTCAGTGACCTGGGCCTGACTGTGTCCCTGTATCCGCTTGCAATAACTTCCAGTATATTTCACAG GTGGCTATATGGCAAAATAATATGCTTAATCTATGCTTTCTGTGGAGTCCTGTTTGGGATCTGCAGTCTGACCACCCTAACACTACTGAGCACTGTGTGCTGTCTAAAAGTATGTTACCCTCTGTATG GGAACAGGTTCAGTTACGGCCACGGGCGGCTGCTAATCGCCTGCGCCTGGGCGTACGCGCTGGTGTTCGCCTGCTCGCCGCTGGCCCGCTGGGGCGTGTACGGGCCCGAGCCCTACGGCACGGCCTGCTGCATCGACTGGCGGTCCTCCAACACGCAGGCGGTGGCCAAGTCCTACACCGTGGTGCTGTTCGTCTTCTGCTACCTCCTGCCCTGCGGAGTCATCGTGGCGTCCTACGCCCAGATCCTGGCCGCCGTCCGACGCTCCCGGAGGGCGGTCAAACGGCACGTCTCCCCGCAGTCCAAGCTCAGCAACTTCCAGGCCATCATTGTGAAG CTGAGCGTGGCGGTGTGCATCGGCTTCTTCGCGGCCTGGAGCCCCTACGCCGTGGTGTCCATGTGGGCCGCCTTCGGCCACATCGAGAACATCCCCCCGCTGGCCTTTGCCCTTCCCGCTATGTTCGCCAAGTCCTCCACTCTCTACAACCCCATCATCTACCTGATGTTCAGGCCCTACTTCAGGAAGGTCATGTGCAGGGAGTTCGCCATGCTGCAGCAGGCTTGTCTCAGGAACTGCTTTTGCACCGAGAGGCTGGTGAAGTGCAGCTCAGCGTCGATAGTCAAG GAAGAGGCCTCCGTGGAGCAAAAACAGACCCCAAAAATGCAGCAGGCTGCCAAAAAATCTGTGCGCGTGTTTGTCCGAGGGAAGAGAAACGCAGAAATAGACTGTCTGGAGATAACCTTGGAAGCGGTGCCAGCGCGGGTAAAAACAGCATGGCGGTAA
- the LOC118771175 gene encoding beta-1,4-galactosyltransferase 6-like — translation MLNWRRLLRLSNRSFLAFIFFFSLSTSCLYFIYVSPGIANTYFFMVQAQGIMLRDNVRTFGHMIRLYTNKNSTLNGTDYPDGSNSSELVAQPTTYLPENFTYAQNLPCPEKLPSMKGHIDVNMTEIAMEEILLRFSKNPDIQVAGNWKPKDCKPRWKVAILIPFRNRHEHLPILFQYLIPMLQNQRLQFAFYVIEQTGTQPFNRAMLFNVGFKEAMKDLDWDCLIFHDVDHIPENDRNYYGCGQMPRHFAAKLDKYMYILPYSEFFGGVSGLTVEQFRKINGFPNAFWGWGGEDDDLWNRVHYAGFNVTRPEGDLGKYKSIPHHHRGEVQFLGRYKLLRYSKERQHLDGLNNLNYTPEITLNSLYKNITVNLSPELAPIPDY, via the exons ATGTTGAATTGGAGGCGGCTGTTGCGGCTGTCAAACCGCTCCTTCTTggccttcatttttttcttctccctgtCTACGTCCTGCCTTTACTTCATCTACGTCTCTCCTGGAATAG caAACACCTACTTCTTCATGGTGCAGGCGCAAGGCATAATGCTGAGGGACAACGTCAGAACGTTCGGACACATGATCAGACTGTACACCAACAAGAACAGCACTCTCAACGGCACAG ATTACCCTGACGGCAGCAACTCCAGCGAGCTCGTTGCCCAGCCGACCACCTATCTCCCTGAGAACTTCACCTACGCGCAGAACCTTCCGTGCCCTGAAAAGTTACCTTCTATGA AGGGTCATATCGATGTTAATATGACTGAAATAGCCATGGAAGAGATTCTCCTTCGATTTTCAAAGAACCCGGACATTCAGGTTGCCGGTAACTGGAAGCCGAAGGACTGTAAGCCACGCTGGAAG GTGGCCATCCTGATTCCCTTCCGGAACCGCCACGAGCACCTGCCCATTCTGTTCCAGTACCTTATCCCCATGCTCCAGAACCAGCGGCTGCAGTTCGCTTTCTACGTCATCGAACAG ACCGGCACCCAGCCGTTCAACCGCGCCATGCTCTTCAACGTGGGCTTCAAGGAGGCCATGAAGGACCTGGACTGGGACTGCCTCATCTTCCACGACGTGGACCACATCCCCGAGAACGACCGCAACTACTACGGCTGCGGACAGATGCCCCGCCACTTCGCTGCTAAGCTCGAcaagtacatgtacat ACTCCCCTACAGCGAGTTCTTCGGAGGTGTGAGCGGCCTCACCGTGGAACAGTTTCGGAAGATCAACGGATTCCCCAATGCGTTCTGGGGCTGGGGCGGAGAGGACGACGACCTCTGGAACAG agtgCACTATGCAGGCTTCAATGTGACAAGGCCGGAGGGAGACTTGGGGAAGTACAAATCGATTCCACACCACCATCGGGGGGAGGTGCAGTTTCTGGGAAG GTACAAGCTGCTAAGGTATTCCAAAGAGAGGCAACACCTCGACGGTTTGAACAACTTGAACTACACACCCGAAATCACTCTGAATAGCTTGTACAAAAATATAACCGTCAACCTTTCTCCAGAGCTGGCCCCCATTCCGGATTATTGA
- the LOC118771371 gene encoding transthyretin-like: MAHTAILVIFVAAIFYGEAAPVDSHGDADTKCPLMVKVLDAVRGLPAAGVKLRVFKQATGNSWTEVTTGMTDPKGEVHGLIAEQDFTAGVYKVEFDTKAYWKAEGRALFHEMAEVVFEAHAGGHRHYTLALLLSPFSYTATAVVMNTHE, translated from the exons ATGGCACACACAGCAATTCTTGTGATCTTTGTTGCAGCCATATTTTATGGAGAAGCAGCACCCGTG GACAGTCACGGGGACGCCGACACCAAGTGCCCACTGATGGTGAAGGTGCTGGACGCAGTGCGGGGGCTTCCAGCGGCCGGGGTGAAGCTGAGGGTCTTCAAGCAGGCCACGGGCAACTCCTGGACCGAAGTGACCACTGG GATGACGGACCCAAAAGGGGAGGTCCACGGCCTCATTGCGGAGCAGGACTTCACCGCAGGGGTGTACAAGGTGGAGTTCGACACCAAAGCTTACTGGAAGGCGGAGGGACGAGCGCTGTTCCATGAAATGGCGGAA GTGGTGTTCGAGGCGCACGCGGGCGGCCACCGTCACTACACCCTGGCGCTGTTGCTGAGCCCGTTCTCCTACACAGCCACCGCCGTGGTCATGAACACACACGAGTGA